In Panulirus ornatus isolate Po-2019 chromosome 9, ASM3632096v1, whole genome shotgun sequence, one genomic interval encodes:
- the LOC139750163 gene encoding uncharacterized protein isoform X1, with translation MTFRVAATGTTCPYLPQGPIFGLPVTEPEVKDGEDSHEDEARSEASLSSPTVLAASPAMSPTSTSGVTPSEEDPAHTPPCVSSHDTPHVSAHTSTHSSPHLNPHGGSSLPTTDIQQEVQPTPIPPQGDHRHQTTETSEGSAQAQSNRNAAMDLQSTSEARKEVTVNLEGIDILTRIFPGERRGVLELVLSGCGGDLLRAIEHFLSVGEAMRRPPVGITVPRAAEHSPRPHSPPKPSLGSAKSAFTPLTGGGVPPPAHQSSYLGAALPRAPLYGGDSRFGPPLLPLSYPHLLPPLLPVLPPLPLHRHYHHDSSPDPSDIRDPDLTRSREHLPDYPVRHDLLGRPDLRLNLDLRPDLRLRSPAADDNA, from the coding sequence ATGGCGAGGACAGTCATGAGGACGAGGCCAGGAGTGAGGCGAGTCTGTCGTCGCCCACTGTCCTGGCCGCCTCTCCTGCCATGTCGCCTACCTCAACCTCCGGAGTCACTCCCAGTGAGGAAGATCCTGCCCACACTCCGCCTTGCGTCTCTTCCCATGACACACCTCACGTTTCAGCCCACACTTCGACCCACAGCTCGCCACACCTCAACCCCCATGGTGGTTCCTCATTGCCTACCACCGATATACAGCAGGAAGTGCAGCCAACGCCAATACCGCCTCAGGGTGACCATCGGCACCAGACCACGGAGACCAGCGAGGGTTCTGCGCAGGCCCAGTCCAACCGAAACGCAGCTATGGACCTCCAGAGCACTTCGGAGGCGCGTAAGGAAGTCACGGTAAATTTGGAGGGCATCGATATACTGACAAGGATCTTCCCTGGTGAACGTCGAGGAGTGTTGGAGCTAGTGCTCTCGGGGTGCGGCGGGGACCTCCTGCGAGCCATCGAACACTTTCTCTCTGTGGGAGAGGCCATGCGCCGCCCACCAGTCGGTATCACTGTGCCAAGGGCGGCAGAACATTCTCCACGCCCACACTCACCGCCAAAACCAAGTCTTGGAAGCGCCAAGTCTGCCTTCACACCCCTGACCGGCGGTGGAGTCCCTCCACCAGCCCATCAAAGCTCCTACTTAGGTGCAGCATTGCCCCGCGCCCCTTTATATGGTGGAGACTCACGCTTCGGCCCTCCACTCTTGCCCCTCTCCTATCCCCACCTGTTGCCCCCACTCCTTCCGgtgcttcctcctcttccccttcatcGACACTACCACCATGACTCCTCTCCTGACCCTTCTGACATACGTGACCCTGACCTTACCCGCTCAAGAGAACACCTGCCGGATTACCCTGTTCGACATGACTTGTTGGGTCGCCCTGACCTGCGTCTCAACCTTGACCTCCGACCTGACCTAAGGCTACGCTCTCCAGCCGCCGACGACAACGCTTAA